One stretch of Armatimonadota bacterium DNA includes these proteins:
- a CDS encoding MCE family protein, translating to MTLSPAARVGILVLLAVAVLAGVFLFLKGYTFSRNKYSVRVTFDNALGIMPGAEVRMAGVTIGQVSSVTLNDDQRAKVVLDINRKYRIPEGSQFALQSGILISQQLIEVIPNRESSRFMSDGATVEGVIPARLEDMMPKAQEVLENLADATASLKEMMGDERLNAGIAQSVANIARATGELNAIMASAGQTVVRSQDDIDAIMSSLRSAGQSVRGMTAELESFVAEGVIQGDLRDTTASARRSAETLERVVSSLERSALGVESLMTDPKFHEDIRQTVAETRAAVGEARETIDRVNRVFSAKRPSFKSPAEGVDLDVLYLPGDDRLRAELTTKVPLRGDDYIRLGLYDVGAGNRLILQGAKPLNSRTDLRYGFYSSKLGLGLDRRFSGMTFGSLDLYGAEHIRLDAKAGYRLNDDWSVLLGVDELLGANRAGLGVRLTR from the coding sequence ATGACACTTAGTCCTGCGGCCAGAGTAGGCATATTGGTCCTGTTGGCTGTCGCGGTCCTTGCGGGCGTCTTCCTGTTCCTCAAGGGTTATACGTTCAGCCGCAACAAGTACAGCGTCCGCGTGACATTCGACAACGCACTCGGGATCATGCCGGGTGCTGAGGTGCGCATGGCGGGTGTCACGATCGGGCAGGTTTCGAGCGTGACGCTCAACGACGATCAACGCGCGAAGGTCGTGCTCGACATCAACCGCAAGTACCGCATTCCGGAGGGTTCTCAGTTCGCGCTGCAGAGCGGCATTCTCATCTCTCAGCAGCTTATCGAGGTGATCCCGAACCGCGAATCATCGCGCTTCATGTCGGACGGCGCGACTGTGGAAGGCGTCATTCCCGCCAGGCTGGAGGATATGATGCCTAAGGCGCAGGAAGTTCTCGAGAACCTTGCGGATGCGACGGCGAGTCTCAAGGAAATGATGGGCGATGAGAGGCTGAACGCCGGCATCGCTCAATCGGTGGCCAATATCGCCCGCGCTACCGGGGAACTGAACGCGATAATGGCGTCCGCCGGTCAGACTGTGGTACGCTCCCAGGACGACATTGATGCTATCATGTCCAGCTTGCGCTCCGCCGGACAGAGTGTGCGAGGAATGACCGCGGAACTGGAGTCGTTTGTTGCCGAGGGTGTCATACAGGGAGACCTGCGGGATACGACGGCGTCTGCGCGCCGTTCGGCCGAAACGCTCGAACGGGTCGTCTCGAGCCTCGAGAGGAGCGCCTTGGGAGTCGAGAGCCTGATGACCGATCCCAAGTTCCACGAGGACATCCGCCAGACAGTCGCCGAGACAAGGGCCGCCGTCGGCGAAGCCCGGGAGACCATAGACCGGGTCAACAGGGTCTTCTCCGCCAAGAGGCCGAGCTTCAAGTCACCCGCCGAGGGGGTAGACCTCGATGTGCTGTATCTGCCGGGCGATGACCGTCTGCGCGCCGAACTGACGACGAAGGTGCCTCTGCGGGGTGATGACTACATCAGGCTTGGGCTGTACGACGTCGGGGCCGGCAACAGGCTGATTCTGCAGGGCGCGAAGCCCCTCAACAGCCGGACGGATCTGCGATACGGCTTCTACTCGTCCAAGCTGGGCCTGGGGCTCGACCGCCGCTTCTCCGGGATGACGTTCGGCAGCCTGGATTTGTACGGTGCGGAGCACATCAGGCTCGATGCTAAGGCCGGCTATCGTCTGAACGACGACTGGTCC